The Streptomyces sp. DG1A-41 genomic sequence ACCCGGCGGTCATCGGCTTCCAGGTCGACAACGAACCGGGCCTGCACCTCTTCCACAATCACGGCGTCTTCCAGCGCTTCACCGACGAACTGCGCGATCGGTACGGCGACGTGGAGACCCTCAACCGCGAGTGGGGCCTGGTCTACTGGTCGCACCGGCTGTCCACCTGGGCCGACCTGTGGACCCCGGACGGCAACGCCCAGCCGCAGTACGACCTGGCGTGGCGGCGCTTCCAGGCCCGGCTCACCACCGAGTTCATCGCCTGGCAGGCGGACCTCGTGCGCGAGTACGCCCGCCCCGGCCAGTTCGTCACGACCTGCATCTCCTACGACCGCCAGGGCGTCGAGGACGACCGGCTCACCGACCGACTCGACGTCACCGCGGGCAACCCGTACTACACGATGCAGGACGCCCTCGCCCTGCCCGACACCGGCGGCGCCGGGCAGGACTGGACGACCAACGGCACCTGGGCGCTGTACCGCAGCGCCGACCGCATGTACTCCTCGCGCCAGGAGCCGTACCTGGTCACCGAGACCAACGCGCAGGCCATCGGCGGGCCGTGGGACAACCGCCCCGCCTACGACGGCCAGTGGCGACAGGCCGCCTGGGCGCTGATCTCCCGCGGCGCCTCGATGATCGAGTACTGGCACTGGCACACCCTGCACTTCGGCACCGAGACCTACTGGGGCGGCATCCTCCCGCACCACGGGCGACCCGGCCGCGTCTACCGCGAACTGGCAGCGTTGGGAGGGGAGTTGGAGAAGGCGGGGGACCTCGTCGCGTCCCTCACCCCGGACGCCGACGTGGCCTTCCTCTACGACGGGCCCAGCAAGTGGGCGCTCCAGGGCCAGCCGCCGCTCGCCGGTCCCGACGGAGGCCCGGACGAGCGGTCGTACGAGAGGATCTTCGACGCCTTCTACCGCGGTGCCTTCGACGCCGGGCTCCAGGCGCGCGTCCTGCACCCCGGGCAGCTCCCCGACGCCGAACTGCCGCCGCTCCTGGTCGTCCCCGCCTACTACGCCGCCGACGACACCGTCCTGGACCGGCTCCGCGCCTACGCCGAGGCCGGCGGCCACCTCGTGCTCGGCCCCCGCACCGGCTACGCCGACACCGAGGCCAGGGCCCGCACCGGCCTCCAGCCGGGCCGGCTGGCCGAGGCGGCGGGCGTGACGTACGACGAGTTCAGCAACCTGGGCGACCCGCTGCCCGTCACCGGCACGAACTCCCTCCCCCTCCCGGCCGACGCGCACGCCCTGCACTGGGCGGACGGACTGCGGCCACAGGGCGCCGAGACGCTGGCGGCGTATGTGCATCCGCACTTCGGACGCTGGCCCGCGGTCACCACACACCGCCACGGCTCCGGGCGCGTCACCTACGTCGGCACCGTCCCCGACCCCGTCTTCGCCCGGGCCCTGTTCGACCGGTACGCCCCCGAGGGCGCCTGGCGCCCCGCACACCCGAGCGTCACGGCCACCTCGGCGACCGCCCGGGACGGCCGCCGCGTGCGCTTCCTGCACAACTGGTCGTGGGAGGACGTGCCCGTGCCCGTACCCACCGCCCTGCGGGACGTGCTGTCGGAAACCGTATACGGCGACGCGGTGCCGCTCGGACCCTGGGACGTGAAGGTGCTGCTGGAGGATCCGGACTTGCTGCCGGACAGCTGACCGCCCGGCGTGCCCTCACAGCACCTTGCGGTGCACGAGGGCCGACAGGACGAGGGCGCCCGGCAGGAGAGGGAGCCACACCGTCAGGACGCGGTAACCGATGACGGTGGCCGTGGCGGTGCCCACCGGGGCGCCGAACGCGGCCATGGTGAAGACGAGCGCGGCGTCCACGGGGCCGATCCCGCCCGGCGCGGGCACGGCCCCGACCGCGGTGCCGGCCACCAGCAGCGCGAGGATCACCTGCGCCCAGGACAGCGGCAGCCCGAGCGAGAAGCCGACCGTGGCGATCACACTGCCCTGGAGCAGCGGCGTGGCGGCCGCTCCGCCCCACAGGGCGAGCACCCGGCCGGGCCGGGTGTGCAGCTCGCGGGCGTCGGTCAGCGCGGTGCGCAGGAAACCGAGGACGGGGCGGCGCACTGCCCGTACGGTCACGAGCGTCACGGCGGTCGCGGCGAGCGCGAGCAGCGCGCCGCCCGCCGCGAGGAGCAGCGTGCGGTCGTCCGGGACGAGCGCGCCGAGCCGCAGCACGTGCGGGAACGCCACCAGGAACGCCAGCAGCACCACCGTCTTGGCGACCGGTTTGACCAGGGAGTACAGGGCGAGTGAGGCGGTGGCCCGGGGCAGGGGGATGCCGCGGCGCTGGAGGAAGCGCAGGGTGACCGCGTGCGCGCCGAGGCCCGCCGGCAGCACCTGGTTCGCGGCACCGGCGGCGAACTGCGAGGCCACCAGCAGCCCGGGCGGCAGCCGCTCCGGCAAGGCGCCCTGGCGGACACAGGCGGCGGCCACCCACGTCAGACACGTGCAGACGAACGCGGCGAGCAGCCACCAGGGGTCGGCCGAGACCAGCCGGGCGGCCCCCTCGTACGCCGCCCGACGGTCGGCCAGGGCCCACCCCCGACCAGCAGCAGCGGCAGCAGGGCCAGGGCCGGCCGCACGAGCCGTGCGGTGGTGGAGGAGCGGCGGGGTGCGGCCGGGAGCGGGGCGGGGAGCGTTTCGAGCCGAAGCTGGGACACGGCGTACGTCGTCCTTCCGCGTCACGCCCTGGGACGGGGCGGACGATGCAGGGCGAGTCAGGGGGACGCTCGGAAACGTGCCCGGCCGGTGTGACGCGGGGGTGTCAGGCAGCGAAAGCGAGAGGGGCGGGAGAGCGACACGGCCGGTTCGGGGAGGGGTTCGTCTACGCCGCGACGGCCCCCGCCCCGGCCACCGGAAACCCCGGGCTCCGCAGCACGCGCCTGTCCGCGTCCACCGCGAACACCTCGCAGTTCTCGCGGGCCGCCGCCCACTCGACGCCCTGGGCGCCCAGGGCGAACGCCGCCGTCGCGACCGTGTCCGCCTCGGTCAGGGTCGGGGCCACGACCGTCATGCTGAGGAGGCCCGTTGCCGGGCGGCCCGTGCGGGCGTCGAGGATGTGGTCGCCGCGTTCGTAGCGGGCGGAGGTCGCCACGGCCCGGTCCATGAGGTCCAGGACCGTACAGAGCCGGTCGGCGTGTTCGGGGTGGCGTACGCCGACGCGCCAGGGGCCGCCGGAGGCGATCACGTCGCCGCCCGCGTTGAGGCAGAAGCGCCGAGCACCGGCAGCCGACAGGAGCTCCGCTCCCTTCTGCACCGACCAGCCCTTCACCACGGCGCAGGGATCGAGGCCGCGACCGGGCAGGCGGACGTCGAAGGCGCCGCCGGTCGCGATCCGGTACTCCTCGCACAGGTCCAGGACCTCGCGGAGCGCCGGGCTGGGGTCGCGCACCTCCTCCCGGTCCAGCCGCGACACCTCGCTGTCCGGCCGGAACGGGCTGAACCGCGCGTCGACCTCGCGCAGCCAGGCGAAGAGGCCGTCCACCGGTGCCTCGGGGAAGCCCTCGTCGTCGATCCGTACCGACACCGGGAACCCCATGACGTGTTCGACGCGCCGCATGCCGTCAGCCCTTCGCGTCGATGGCGGCCTGGAGCGACTCCTTGTAGCCGTCGCTGGTGATCGTGGCGCCGGACACCGTGTCGATGTCGGCGCTCTGCGCCTGGAGCGTCTCCTCGATCAGCTGGGGCACGGCGGCCGTGGTCTGCGGATGGTTCGGCTGCTGGAGCATCCGCACCGAGGCGATCCTGTCGCCGTCGAAGGTGACCTCGACCTGCACCGGCCCCTTCTCGGTGTCGATGGTCGAGCCCGACACGACCGTGGCCGTGGAGCCGCCCGACGAGGAGGCCGACGGTGTCGACGCGGGCGCCGCGGCCTCGGTCGCGGACGACGACCCGGTGTCGTGCGACGGCGCGTACCGCCAGACCGGGATCAGGCCCGCGACGCTCAGGACGAGGACGGGTATGGCTCGCTTCACGAATCCCTCCTCGTCATCCGGCCAGGCTGAAGCGCTCGAAGTGGGTCTGTGTCCTGGGCACGCCCAGCTCGCGCAGGCTGCCGAGCACGGCGTTCATCATCGGCGGCGGGCCGCACAGGTACACGTCCCGGCCGGTGATGTCCGGCACCATGCGCGCCAGCTCCTGCGGCGCCAGCCGGTCGGGCACGGGCGGCCCGGTGACCAGGTGCAGCTCGGCCCCCTTGGCGAGCGCGAGTTCGCGCAGTTCGTCGTAGAGGACGGCGTCCTGGTCCGTGGCCACCCGGTAGATCACGACCGCGTGGCCGTGCAGTTCCTCCAGCAGGGCCCGGATCGGGGTGACACCGACGCCGCCGGCGATGAGCAGGGCGTCCGGGCGGGTGCGGTGCAGGGTGGTGAAGGCGCCGTAGGGGCCCTCGGCGAACACTCGCGTGCCGACCTTCAGGTGCCGCAGGGCCGCGCTGCCGTCGCCGGCCCGCTTGGCGGTCAGGCGCAGGGTACGGCCGTCCGGCGCGGCGGACAGCGAGAACGGGTTGGCCTGCCACCAGCGGTCCTTCGTCAGGAACCGCCACAGGAAGAACTGTCCGGCCCGGGCGGGCAGCCGGTCCAGGTCGCGGCCCGTGACGTAGACCGAGACCACGTCGTCGTTCTCGGGGACCACGGCCGTGACCCGGAGCTGGTGGCGGAGGTTGCGCCACAGCGGCAGCACAAGGCGGCCGAGGAACACCGACGCGAGGGCCACACCCCACACGGCGTACCAGTACGTCGTCGCCACGGACGACGAGGCGAACGTCGTCCCGGCCGCGACCTGGTGCGTGAACGCCAGCACCACCGCGACGTAGGTGTACAGGTGGATGAAGTGCCAGGTCTCGTACGCCAGCCGGCGCCGGGCGTAGCGGGCCGAGACCGTGCCGACCACGATGATGATCGCCAGGGCGACGATCGCGCGCAGCACGCCCTCGACGGTCTCCGCGAGATCCACCAGCTGGTTCACCGGGTCCAGGGACGAGGACTGGGCGTAGCCGAAGACGATGAACACGGCGTGCGCCAGCAGCAGCCACAGCACCGAGAAGCCCGTCCAGCGGTGCCAGGACGTCAGACGGTCCATGCCGATCCGCCGGTCGAACCACGGCAGCCGCGCCACCAGCAGCAGCTGGAACGCCATGAGCAGCGCTCCGTACAACCCCGCCAGCCGCCCCAGCACGATCAGTGTGTTCGAGGCGAAACCGGCCTGGACGAAGAAGACGGTCACCACGACCGCGTTGGCGAGCAGAACCGCGTACAGACCGGTGCGGCCCACCACTCCCGGGCGCATGCCCGGGCTGGTCGCCGCAGGCGGTTCTTGGAGGGTCGTCACGATCGGCAGCTCCTTGATCGGATCCTGGGATACCGAGCTTGGCGCGGGGGAGCTGTCGGAATACTGTCGCTCAACTTTCAAGTGTTTATCGATCCGGCGGCGAAGGCTCGGGCGGCTATGGCGGCACACGACACGTGAAGCACTATGAGCGGGTGGAAAAAGTACGACTCCTCGTCGTCGACGACGACCCGCCCATCGCCGACCTCGTCGCGACCGTCGCCCGCTACGAGGGCTGGGAGGCGGTCACGGCGTACTCCGGCGAGGACGCGCTGAAGCGGGCCGCCGAGTTCCACCCGGACATCGTGGTGCTCGACCTGATGCTGCCCGGCGTGGACGGCTTCGGCGTCCTGGACCGGCTGCGCGCCTCCGGCACGATGGTGCCGGTGGTGTTCCTCACCGCGCGCGACGGCGTCGCCGACCGTGTCGCGGGCCTGACCCGGGGAGGCGACGACTACCTGGTCAAGCCGTTCGCCGTGGAGGAGCTGATGGCCCGGCTGCGCACCGTGCTGCGGCGCAGCGCAGGGCCCGCCTTCCAGCGGTCCGTGCTCCAGGTCGGCGACCTGACCATGGACGAGGACACCCGCGAGGTGCGGCGCGGCGACACACTGCTGTCCCTCACCCCGACCGAGTACGAGGTGCTGCGCTACCTGATGCGCAAGTCGCCCACCGTGCTCACCAAGGCGCAGATCCTCGACCACGTGTGGGAGTACGGCTTCGGCGGCCGCTCCAACGTCGTCGAGCTGGTCATCAGCCGGCTGCGCCGCAAGCTCGACGAGACGGACGACGGCGGCGCACCGCTGATCCACACCGTGCGCGGATTCGGGTACGTCCTGCGGCAGGCCTCCGAGTGATCGCCCGGCTGCGGCGGGCCTACCGCGGGATGCGCCTGGGCACCCGGCTGGCCCTGGGGCTCGGCGCCCTGTCGCTGGTCGTGTTCGCCGTCGTCGGCACGGCCCTCACCACGTACATGCGGGACTACCTGTCGGCCCAGCTCGACACCCAGCTGGCGCAGGCCCAGATCGCCCAGTCCAAGAGCATCGCGGACTACGGCACGCTCTCGGGCAAGAAGTACTACAGCTGGTTCTACGCCGTGTACGACGTCTCAGGGGGCAGGCCCGAGCTGCGCAGGCCGGAGGACCCCGCCGACCTGCCCGAGGACGTCGACGACCTCACCGCCCTGGCCTCGGCGCAGACCGCCGCGCACACGGAGCTGCTGCGCACCGAGCACCTCAAGGGCGCGGGCACCTACCGGCTGCGCGCCTGCGAGGTCGAGCCCGGGGTGGTCCTGGTGAGCGCCGCGCCCATGGCGGACATCGAGGACACGGTCGGGCAGCTGATCACCATCCAGGTCGTCACCTTCGCGCTCGCGCTCCTCGCGCTGGTGGTCTTCGGCCGCCGCATGCTGCGCCGCGGGCTGAAGCCGCTCAGCGACATGGCGTCCACCGCGCACGGCATCGCCTCGCACGACCTGACCGAGTCGGCGGCCCGGCTGCCGCTGCGCGCCGACGGCCGGGACGGCGGGCCGGAGGTGGACGAGCTGCGGACCGCCTTCAACACGATGCTGGAGCACATCGACGACTCCCTCGCCGTGCGCGCGGAGGCCGAGCAGCGGCTGCGCCGGTTCGTCGCGGACGCCTCGCACGAGCTGCGCACTCCGCTGATGTCGGTACGCGGCTACGCCGACCTCTTCCAGTACGCCGCCGCCAACGCCCCCGAGGAACGCGACCGGCACCTGGCCCGGCTGCGGGCCGAGGCCGCCCGGATGGGTATCCTCCTGGACGACCTGCTGCTGCTCGCCCGGCTGGACGCGGCGGAGGTGGAGGCGCCGCTGCGGCTGGAGGACGCCGACCTGGTGGAGCTGGTCCAGCAGGCCGCCGACGCCTTCCGGGCCAGTCGGCCCGACCACCCGCTGACGGTGACCACCGGCCCGGGGGCGCTCAAGGTGCGCCTGGACCCGCAGCGCGTCCGCCAGGTCCTGGACAACCTGCTCGCCAACGCCGCCGTGCACACCCCGCCCGGCACGCTGGTCTCGATCACGGCCACCGTCACGGGGGACGCCGCCCGGGTCCGGGTCGCCGACGCCGGCCCCGGCATCCCGCCCGCCGACCGGGACCGGGTCTTCGACCGCTTCTACCGCGTCGACAAGGCCCGCAGCCGCGACCGCGGCGGCAGCGGCCTCGGCCTGTCGGTGGCGAACGACCTCGTGCGAGCGCACGGCGGCAGCATCGAGCTGACCAGCGAGCCGGGCGCGACCGTGTTCACGGTGTCGCTGCCACTCGGAGGACGGGAGGGCTGACCGGCGTCCCCTCATGCCCTCACGACTCATGCCCTCACGTCGACACGGTTCGCCGGAACGCGTCCGCAGCCGCGTGGACCGCGTTCGGCCGGCAGAGGAAATCGGTGCTGTCCGCCCACTGGTCCACGCCTCCCACTCGCGGCAACCGCCGAAGCTCCGGGTCCTGGACGCTCTGCGCCAGCGTGTGGGAGAAGCGCTCGGCGTGCAGGACCAGGAAGGGGCGCGAGTGGTAGGGCCGGCGCTTCGGGTCCACCGGGTCGATGAGCCCGGAGGCGTTCTGCAGGGAGGCGACGGTCTCGTAGGCGTCGCCGAGATGCCGTTCCCGGTCCGCGTAGTCCGTCGCGGAAAGGACGCCGCGCAGTGACGGAGCGAGCGACTCGGCCGCCGAGGTCTGTGCGAAGGCGCTGCCGAGCCACTTGCTGTACGGGGCGTACCGGCGCTCCAGCAGCAGGCACAGCCGCATCAGGTCCCGCACCAGACGGGCGGCCACGACCGCCGAGCCGATGTCGTCACCGACCTCCGCGCACCGGCCGACGAACGCCTCCTCCTGCGAGATCCGCTGCCACTGGCAGGCCAGCAGATACCGCCACACCTGCTCCGGATACCACGCCAGCCGGCCTCGCACCTCGGTGAGCGTGCCGACCCCGTCGTGGAAGACCGCTCCGCCGGTGGTCTCGGCAAGCCGTTGCTGCGGCATGGCCAGCCACGCGCGCACGGTGGGCCGGTCAGTGGCCGTACGCAGGCCGAGCTGCCGGTACAGCCACCCGTCCGGCTCCAGCACGTCGACGCGGTGGTTGACCGGGCCGTCCGTCAGCTCCATGAGACCGGACGCGTCCAGCGGATCGGTGCTCTCCCGGAAGTGGGTCGGCCAGCCGCGAACCTGCTTCGGCAGCCGTTCCGCCAGGGTCCGGCGGATGTCCTCGCCGTGCCGGGCACGGTCCTCGGCCGTGAGGAAGAGCTGCAGCCTCGGACCCCACTCGTGGTCGGCGGACCGTGCGGTGTCGAAGCCGAGTACCTCCGAGCCGGACCCCACACGGGCGGCCGCGTACCGCAATCCCGGGTAGTGGTCCCGCAGGATCGGCCGTACCGCCTCCTCGTACAGGGCCCTGGACAGCTCGATGCCGGGCAGGAACCCGGCGCCGGTGATGCTCATGCCGCCACTGTGGCCGACTCGGCCTGTCCCAGGCCAACGGTTATCCCACCACTCCGGCCGGTCGTGACCGTCGCGGTGACGAGCTCAGCGGGTAGGCGAACTCGCCCCGTGGGTTTGCCACTTCACGCTCGGCGAGGGTGCCGACCAGTTCCCGCGCGGGGACGGCGAAGGGCGGGCCGCCGGTGAAATGCGCGGCCCGCCCAGGAGTTGGCTCTCAGCTGACGTCGGAGGCGTCCAGGCGGTACAGGCCGCTGTGGTCGGTCACGGCGGTGCCGTGCTTCTTGACCCAGGTGGCGATTTCGGAGTTGGTGCCCTGCCCGCCGTCGCTGCTGACGACGATGTAGTGCAGCTCGCCCGCCTTCACCAGGCTCTTGAGCTTGGCGAGGGTCATCGCGTCGTCGGTGCCGGACCAGCCGCCCATGGAGATCACGGGCTCGCCGGACTCCAGGATGATCGAGGACGCGGTCTGGTCGGTGGCCACCGCCACGAGCCAGGTGGCGCCGTCCTGGTGCTTCTTCAGGTATGTGATCATGTCGGACGTGACCTGGGTGCCGCCGCCCATGCCGCCACCGCCGCCCGCCTGACGGGTGCCGGTGCTCGACGAGGAGGACGAGGAGCCGCTGCCGGACGGCGGCTGGCCCATGGACTGCCCGCCGGAGCTGTTGGTGCCGCTCGGTACGCCGCTCGGCCGCTGACCGCCGCCCATCCCGCCCCCGCTGTTCGGACCGGCCGTCGGATTGGTGCCGTTGGTGCTGGAGGTCGCCGCCGACACCGAGTACGCGGCCGGACCGGCGAGCAGGGCCACGATCGCCGCCACCGCCGCGACCCCGACCAGCCGGCGCCGCTTCGTGAACCGCCCGACCAGCAGCCCGATCACCGCGGCGGCACCGGCCACACCGGCGACGACCTGGGCGACCGTGTACAGCGTCCCCGAGCCGGACACCCGCTGGAGCAGGACGACCGCCCACACCGTGCTCGCCGCGACCGCGCCCGGCAGCACCCAGCCCCACTTCGCCGCCGATCCGTCGCGGAAGGCCCGGTACAGCATCACGCCGCCCGCACCGGCCAGGGCCGCGACGCCGGGTGCCATGGCGGTGACGTAGTACGGGTGGAAGGTGCCCTCGGCGAGGGAGAACGTCAGGTAGTGGAGGGCGAACCAGCCGCCCCAGAGCATCAGCGCCGCGCGCCGGGCGTCCGTCCGGGGAGCCCGGCCGCGCAGCACAAGCCCGCCGACGAGCGCGACGACCGCGAACGGGATCAGCCAGGAGATCTGCCCGCCCATGATCTCGTTGAACATCCGGTACAGGCCCGCCTCGCCGCCGAAGCTCGCGCCGTTGCCCTGCGAGCCGACCGACGAACTCGCTCCGAAGATACGGCCGAAGCCGTTGTAGCCGATGACCAGGTCCCACACCGTGTTGTCCGTGGAGCCGCCGATGTAGGGCCGCGAGGACGCCGGGATCAGGTCGACGACCACCATCCACCAGGCGCTGGAGACGACCAGCGCGACCGTGCCGACGGCGAGGTTGCGGAGCCGCCTGCCCAGGCCACCCGGCGCGGCCCACAGGTACACCAGGAAGAAGGCCGGCAGCACGACGTACGCCTGCATCATCTTCGTGTTGAACGCGAAGCCGATCGCGACCCCCGCCCACACCAGCGGCATCAGCCGCCCGGTGCGCACGGCCTTCAGCAGCGCGGCCGCGCCGAGCAGCATCAGGAAGACCAGGATCGGGTCGGGGTTGGTGTCGCGGTTGATGGCGACCGTGATCGGGGTGAGCGTCAGCGCGAGGGCCGTGATCGTTGCCGCCACCGGGCCGAAGTCCCGCTTGACCAGCCGGTACAGCAGTGCCACGGAGCCGACGCCGACCGTGACCATCGGCAGGGTCAGCTGCCAGGTGCCGTAACCGAAGACGCGGGCGGACAGGCCCATCACCCACAGCGCGAACGGCGGTTTGTCGACCGTGATGAAGCTGCCGGCGTCCAGCGCGCCGAAGAAGAACGCCTTCCAGCTCTTGGTGCCGCTGTAGACGGCCGCGTCGTAGAAGGTGTTGCCGGTGATGGAGGACAGGTTCCAGGCATAAAGCACCGTGGCCAGGACCAGGATCGCCCACAGGGCGGGGCGGGCCCAGCGAGGGTCGTCCGGGGCGCCGGTGAACAGCCTCCTCGTACGGGCGGCGAATCCACCGCCGGCGGCGGGCGGTGCGGCCCGGTGGCGGGGGCCGTCCTCGCGGACGGGGGGCGGCGGGGCGAGGGTCGTCATGACGCGTACTCCAGTGGGTGTTCGCCCCGGCGGGCAGGACGGCGGGGGTGGGGCGCGCGGCCGGCACCTGCGGGGTGCACGCCCGTCGGGGCAGGGCGGGGATGCGGACGATGCCGACGCGGCTGCCGTCGCCGGACGCCTCCCGCGTTCGTTTCGTTCATGACAGTGACGATCAGGGCCGCGTCTGGGGGATCCCTGAGCCGAGTCTGAGGGGACCGTGAGAATCAGCGGACTCACAGGGTGCCCACAGCTGAAATCGCCATCGCATGCCCGGAAGGTCGGCGCAGGGCTGCTGATCTGGTGAACGAGCCCCTCGGCCGTCGAAGCCACGCAACACAGGAGGTCTAGACTCTTCCGGCAGCGGTACGTGCGATCTTGGCCAATGCTTCCGCCAACCCGAAGGGTGTTCGGCGCCTTGATACGGATGGAATCAGTCACCAAGCGGTACCCGGACGGCACGGTCGCGGTAGACCGGCTCTCGCTGGAGATACCCGACCGCTCGATCACCGTCCTCGTCGGACCGTCGGGCTGCGGCAAGACGACCACCCTGCGGATGATCAACAGAATGGTCGAACCGAGTGAGGGAACGATCCTCCTCGACGGCGAGGACATCCAGCGGCAGCCCGTCACCACCCTGCGCCGGTCCATGGGTTACGTCATCCAGAACGCCGGCCTCTTCCAGCACCGCACCATCGTCGACAACATCGCGACCGTGCCCCGGATGCTCGGCTGGGGCAAGCAGAAGGCACGGGCGCGGGCGGCCGAACTGATGGAGCGCGTGGGGCTCGACGCCGCGCTCGCCAAGCGGTACCCCTACCAGCTGTCCGGTGGCCAGCAGCAGCGCGTCGGCGTGGCCCGGGCCCTCGCCGCCGACCCGCCGGTGCTGCTCATGGACGAGCCGTTCTCGGCGGTCGACCCGGTGGTGCGCAAGGGACTCCAGGACGAACTGCTGCGCATCCAGGATGAGTTGGGCAAGACCATCGTCTTCGTCACCCATGACATCGACGAGGCGATCAAGCTCGGCACGATGGTCGCCGTGATGCGCACCGGCGGCCACCTCGCCCAGTACGCGCCCCCGGCCGAGCTGCTGTCCAGCCCCGCCGACGCCTTCGTCGAGGACTTCCTCGGCGGCGACCGCGGCATCCGGCGCCTGTCGTTCTTCCCGTCCGCCGGGCTGGAGTTGACGAGCGACCCGGTGATCCCGCTCGACGCCACCGCCGAGCAGATCCAGATCGCCGCCCCCGACGCCCCTTACCTCCTGGTGACCGACGCGGACGGCCGGCCGCTCGGCTGGGGCGAGCCGCGGGACCTGCTCGCGGGGGACATCCGGCCGGAGGAACTGCTGTCCTGCGGGCGGCCGTTCGTGTCCGGCACCGACTCGCTGCGGGCCGCCCTCGACTGCGCGGTGCTGTCGCCGACCGGCTGGGCCGTCGCCGTGGACACCGGCGGGCGGGTGAG encodes the following:
- a CDS encoding beta-galactosidase, whose amino-acid sequence is MFKLPRRVLFGAAYYHEYQPYERLKDDLDLMAGARFSVIRVGESVWSTWEPENGRFDLDWLQPVLDGAHERGISVILGTPTYAVPPWLARQYPEIAGEHRTGERIGWGARQEVDFTHPAFRFHAERIIRKIVGRYAGHPAVIGFQVDNEPGLHLFHNHGVFQRFTDELRDRYGDVETLNREWGLVYWSHRLSTWADLWTPDGNAQPQYDLAWRRFQARLTTEFIAWQADLVREYARPGQFVTTCISYDRQGVEDDRLTDRLDVTAGNPYYTMQDALALPDTGGAGQDWTTNGTWALYRSADRMYSSRQEPYLVTETNAQAIGGPWDNRPAYDGQWRQAAWALISRGASMIEYWHWHTLHFGTETYWGGILPHHGRPGRVYRELAALGGELEKAGDLVASLTPDADVAFLYDGPSKWALQGQPPLAGPDGGPDERSYERIFDAFYRGAFDAGLQARVLHPGQLPDAELPPLLVVPAYYAADDTVLDRLRAYAEAGGHLVLGPRTGYADTEARARTGLQPGRLAEAAGVTYDEFSNLGDPLPVTGTNSLPLPADAHALHWADGLRPQGAETLAAYVHPHFGRWPAVTTHRHGSGRVTYVGTVPDPVFARALFDRYAPEGAWRPAHPSVTATSATARDGRRVRFLHNWSWEDVPVPVPTALRDVLSETVYGDAVPLGPWDVKVLLEDPDLLPDS
- a CDS encoding FAD:protein FMN transferase, whose product is MRRVEHVMGFPVSVRIDDEGFPEAPVDGLFAWLREVDARFSPFRPDSEVSRLDREEVRDPSPALREVLDLCEEYRIATGGAFDVRLPGRGLDPCAVVKGWSVQKGAELLSAAGARRFCLNAGGDVIASGGPWRVGVRHPEHADRLCTVLDLMDRAVATSARYERGDHILDARTGRPATGLLSMTVVAPTLTEADTVATAAFALGAQGVEWAAARENCEVFAVDADRRVLRSPGFPVAGAGAVAA
- a CDS encoding FMN-binding protein; its protein translation is MKRAIPVLVLSVAGLIPVWRYAPSHDTGSSSATEAAAPASTPSASSSGGSTATVVSGSTIDTEKGPVQVEVTFDGDRIASVRMLQQPNHPQTTAAVPQLIEETLQAQSADIDTVSGATITSDGYKESLQAAIDAKG
- a CDS encoding ferredoxin reductase family protein — encoded protein: MTTLQEPPAATSPGMRPGVVGRTGLYAVLLANAVVVTVFFVQAGFASNTLIVLGRLAGLYGALLMAFQLLLVARLPWFDRRIGMDRLTSWHRWTGFSVLWLLLAHAVFIVFGYAQSSSLDPVNQLVDLAETVEGVLRAIVALAIIIVVGTVSARYARRRLAYETWHFIHLYTYVAVVLAFTHQVAAGTTFASSSVATTYWYAVWGVALASVFLGRLVLPLWRNLRHQLRVTAVVPENDDVVSVYVTGRDLDRLPARAGQFFLWRFLTKDRWWQANPFSLSAAPDGRTLRLTAKRAGDGSAALRHLKVGTRVFAEGPYGAFTTLHRTRPDALLIAGGVGVTPIRALLEELHGHAVVIYRVATDQDAVLYDELRELALAKGAELHLVTGPPVPDRLAPQELARMVPDITGRDVYLCGPPPMMNAVLGSLRELGVPRTQTHFERFSLAG
- a CDS encoding response regulator transcription factor produces the protein MEKVRLLVVDDDPPIADLVATVARYEGWEAVTAYSGEDALKRAAEFHPDIVVLDLMLPGVDGFGVLDRLRASGTMVPVVFLTARDGVADRVAGLTRGGDDYLVKPFAVEELMARLRTVLRRSAGPAFQRSVLQVGDLTMDEDTREVRRGDTLLSLTPTEYEVLRYLMRKSPTVLTKAQILDHVWEYGFGGRSNVVELVISRLRRKLDETDDGGAPLIHTVRGFGYVLRQASE
- a CDS encoding HAMP domain-containing sensor histidine kinase, with the translated sequence MIARLRRAYRGMRLGTRLALGLGALSLVVFAVVGTALTTYMRDYLSAQLDTQLAQAQIAQSKSIADYGTLSGKKYYSWFYAVYDVSGGRPELRRPEDPADLPEDVDDLTALASAQTAAHTELLRTEHLKGAGTYRLRACEVEPGVVLVSAAPMADIEDTVGQLITIQVVTFALALLALVVFGRRMLRRGLKPLSDMASTAHGIASHDLTESAARLPLRADGRDGGPEVDELRTAFNTMLEHIDDSLAVRAEAEQRLRRFVADASHELRTPLMSVRGYADLFQYAAANAPEERDRHLARLRAEAARMGILLDDLLLLARLDAAEVEAPLRLEDADLVELVQQAADAFRASRPDHPLTVTTGPGALKVRLDPQRVRQVLDNLLANAAVHTPPGTLVSITATVTGDAARVRVADAGPGIPPADRDRVFDRFYRVDKARSRDRGGSGLGLSVANDLVRAHGGSIELTSEPGATVFTVSLPLGGREG
- a CDS encoding DUF4037 domain-containing protein → MSITGAGFLPGIELSRALYEEAVRPILRDHYPGLRYAAARVGSGSEVLGFDTARSADHEWGPRLQLFLTAEDRARHGEDIRRTLAERLPKQVRGWPTHFRESTDPLDASGLMELTDGPVNHRVDVLEPDGWLYRQLGLRTATDRPTVRAWLAMPQQRLAETTGGAVFHDGVGTLTEVRGRLAWYPEQVWRYLLACQWQRISQEEAFVGRCAEVGDDIGSAVVAARLVRDLMRLCLLLERRYAPYSKWLGSAFAQTSAAESLAPSLRGVLSATDYADRERHLGDAYETVASLQNASGLIDPVDPKRRPYHSRPFLVLHAERFSHTLAQSVQDPELRRLPRVGGVDQWADSTDFLCRPNAVHAAADAFRRTVST